The region ATCCAGTTTTTCCAGAAAACCAAGTTTAAACTTGATCTTAAATCGGTTCCCATCCCTGCAACGTGAAAACGGTCGCTTCTCTCATTTCCAAAAAGTTTAATATTACTTTTCGGGAACATTACTCCGATTCCGGCTCCGTAAGACCATACTAAATCTATATTTTTCTTATGAATAAGATTTTTGTATTTCTCAATACCCAAATTTTCATAATTCAATCCGTCTGTATGCTCAAAAGTAAGAAACTGTTCATCAGCTAAATTTACCTGACCGTTCTGTACCATCCCTGCATATTTCGGATCTGAAATATATCCTGAAAAATCAACCGTCTGGTTTTGTTTCATTACATATTTCATATGGTCAATTCCAAGAACAAGAGCTAAATTATCTTTAATAAAATATCCTATTCTGAAATTATATTGCGTTACTGTAAACCAACTTGGATCAAAATAAACAATTCCAAATTTTGTAGGTTTATCTCTTGCAGATACATTACTCAACTGAAAATCATAACCATTTCCTGTAAAGTGAATATCAGAATTACTGAATGCTCCCCTGTTCCATCCAAAGAAAGCGAACACCTGACCTTTTTTGCTTAACGGTAAAGGTTTTTCTTTCTTTTCTGCTTTATAAGGAGCTACCTCTAATTTATATTCCTTTTCTAATGTATCTTTTTTGACTTGTCCAAAGGCAATCCCCGACATTAAAATACCGGCTACCAATAAATTTTTCATTCTAAGCATTGTTTTCAACAGCAGGAATTGGATCTGCATAATGTGCTAATCCGTAGTTTTGAGTCTGAGACAACTCAGGGTTTTTAATGTGCCATTCGAACTCATCTCTGAAGTGACGAATAGCCGCTGCAACAGGCCAAGCCGCTGCATCGCCCAAAGGACAAATCGTATTTCCTTCGATTTTTCTCTGGATATCCCAAAGTAGATCGATGTCTTCCATTTTTCCTTCTCCTTTCTCGATTTTCTTTAAAATCTTATACATCCATCCCGTTCCTTCACGGCAAGGAGTACATTGTCCGCAACTTTCGTGATTATAGAATCTCGCTAAAGTCATAGTATGTTCTACGATACACTGGTCTTCATCCAACACGATGAAACCTCCTGAACCCATCATTGTTCCGGTAGCGAAACCACCATCGGCTAATGATTCATAGTTCATATATCTTGGTTCTCCGTTTACGGTTCTTAATAATAAATTGGCAGGAACAATCGGAACTGAGCTTCCTCCAGGGATACAAGCCTTTAATCTTTTTCCGTCTTTAATACCGCCGCAATATTCATCAGAGTAAATGAATTCTTCAACCGTGATGGTCATGTCGATTTCATAAACTCCTGGCTTATTGATGTTTCCACAAGCAGAAATTAATTTCGTACCTGTAGATCTTCCAACCCCGATTTTAGCGTATTCAGCTCCTGTAATATCAATGATTGGAACGATTGCCGCAATAGATTCAACGTTATTAACTACTGTTGGTCTTTCCCAAAGTCCTTTTACAGCTGGGAATGGCGGTTTAAGTCTTGGATTTCCTCTTTTACCTTCAAGAGATTCCAGCAATGCAGTTTCTTCACCACAGATATAGGCTCCACCACCTCTTTGAACGTAAATTTCGCAATCGAAACCAGTTCCTAAAATATTTTTACCTAAAAATCCTGCCGCTTTAGCTTCTTCAATTGCTTCTTCCAAAATATCCGGTATCCAAGAATATTCTCCACGGATGTAGATATAGGAAACATTTGAACCTAAACAGTAAGATGATATCAACATTCCTTCAATCAATAAATGAGGAAGAAACTCCATCAGATACCTGTCTTTGAAAGTTCCCGGTTCAGATTCATCGGCGTTGACTACCAAGTGTCTTGGAACACCTTCTGGTTTTGCCAAAAAGCTCCATTTCATCCCAGTTGGGAATCCGGCTCCACCACGTCCACGAAGACCAGAAGCTTTTACTTCTTCAAGAATTTCGTCAGGTGTCATTTTCAAGGCTTTCTCTGCTGCGGTATAACCTCCCTGTTTACGGTAGGTTTCAAAATAGCGGATACCTTCTATATGTGCGTCTTTAAGTAAAAGTTTTTTACTCATTGTAATATGCTTTTGGCGAATAGCTTCTACACTTCGACAGGCTTAGTGTGACAGCTTTTGCGCCTTTTTTAATTAGTTTAAAATTTATTTTAGTCTAAAGCGATTTGTCCTTCTCTGCAAAGATCAAGGATTTCGTCTACTTTTTCTATTGTTAAATTTTCATGAAAGAATTTTCCTAACTGCATCATTGGAGCATATCCACAAGCACCCAAACATTCAGCAGGTTTCAATGTGAACATTCCGTCTTCTGTAGTTTGTCCGTCTTTAATGTTCAGCTTGGTTCTGATATGGTCAAGAATCTTTTCGCTTCCGCAAACCATGCAAGGTCCCGTTCTGCAAACTTCCAAAACATATTTACCAACCGGCTTCATGTTGAACATCGTATAAAAAGTTGCTACTTCATATACTTCAATTGGCTTAATACTTAATAATTCAGCAACATAATCCATCACAGGAACGTCTAACCATCCTCCGAATTCCTTCTGTGCCAAGTGAAGTACAGGAAGAAGGGCAGACTTCTGTCTTCCTTCAGGATATCTTGCGATAATTTTGTGTACCTGTGCTAAACTTTCCGGTTTAAAAGCTATTGTTTCGCTCATTTTTGAAATTTTAGATTTTAGATTTTAAATGAATAACGGCCTAAAATCAATTTATAATTTATAATTCAAAATTTATAATTCCAGTTATGCGTCTAATTCTCCCGCAATAATATTCATACTACACATCGTTACGATCGCATCAGAAATTACAGAACCTGTAATCATTTCAGGATACGCCTGGTAGTAGATAAAACATGGTCTTCTGAAGTGCAGTCTGTAAGGACTTCTTCCACCATCACTCACCAAATAGAATCCTAATTCTCCGTTTCCACCTTCTACAGCGTGGTAAACTTCACCTTTAGGCACTTCTGTTTCTCCCATTACAATTTTGAAATGGTAGATCAAAGCTTCCATTTTTTGATATACATCTGCCTTTTCAGGAAGATAGAAATCTGGAACATCCGCGTGGAATGGTCCTTCCGGAAGATTTTCGTAAGCTTGTTTGATGATTTTAATTGATTCCCAAATCTCTTGTTGACGAACCATGAAACGGTCGTAGGTATCTCCTGATGTTCCCACAGGAATAATAAAGTCGAAATCCTGGTATGAAGAATAAGGCTGTGCAACTCTTACGTCATAATCTACTCCTGCTGCACGTAAGTTCGGACCAGTAAAACCATAGCTTAACGCTCTTTCTGCAGAAATTGCTCCTGCTCCGATGGTTCTGTCCATGAATATTCTGTTTCTTTCCAACAAAGTACAGAATTCTTTGAATCTTGGAGGGAAAGTTTTAAGGAAATCCTTAATCAACTCATGGAATTTCGGTGTGAAATCTCTTTCAAAACCTCCGATTCTTCCCATATTCGTCGTCATTCTCGCTCCACAGATCTGCTCATACATATCGTAAATACGCTCTCTTTCGATGAACATATAAGTAAGACCAGTAATTGCTCCGGAGTCCATTCCCGTTACCCCGTTACAGATAAGGTGGTCACCGATTCTTGCTAATTCCATCAAAATGACACGCATATAATCTACACGCTTTGGAACTTCAACGCCAATTAGCTTCTCTACTGTCATGTGCCAACCTAAATTGTTGATAGGGGCAGAGCAGTAATTCATACGGTCGGTAAGGGTAGTGATCTGAGAGTAGTTTCTTCTTTCTGAAATTTTTTCAAATGCTCTGTGGATGTATCCCACGGTTTGCTCAGCGTGAAGGATTCTTTCTCCGTCCATCGTTAAGATATTCTGGAAAATCCCGTGCGTTGCAGGGTGGGTTGGTCCCAAATTGAGGGTGTATAATTGACCATCAATCTGCTCCTTACTGTCGTACTGGTTTAGTATATTAGATAATGAGTTATCTTTCATAATGTTTGCTTTTAGCTATTTGCTTTTGGCTAATTGCCTTCCGCTATTATCTTCCGAACATGCTATCGTTCTTATCGGTTCTTGTGCCGTCTTCCAAACGATATTCCTTCAACATTGGATGATATCCAAGATCTTCCATATTTAAAATAGGTCTAAGATCGGGATGTCCTTTAAATTTAATTCCGAAGAAATCATAAGTTTCTCTTTCCATCCAGTTAGCTCCAGCATATAATTCCACTAAAGAATCAACCTCTATATTTTCTCTGGACATGAAGATTTTCAGACGCAATCTGAAGTTGGTCATCATATTGTGTAAATGATAAACCACTCCGATTTCTTTTTCAGGATATTCCGGATAATGGATTCCACAAATGTCGGTAAGGAAATTAATTTCCAAAGATGAATCTTTAAGATAATGAATGATCTTTTTGATGTCTTCTTTTTTTACCTCGATTGTCAGCATTCCATAAGGCTCAGAACTCGCGATTACAGACTCCGGAAATTCTCTTGTGATTGCTTCTAATACAAATTCGTTTGTCATTTCCGTTAGTTGCTTATGTTGTAAGAATCTAATAATTTCTGATATTCAGGCATATCTCTTCTTCTGATGCTTTCGCTTTCTGCCAAAGCCTGAATCTGCATTACCCCTTCAATAATCTGCTCCGGTCTTGGAGGACATCCAGGAACATAAACATCTACAGGGATAATTTTATCGATACCCTGTAATACAGAATACGTATCAAAAATACCACCGCTGGAAGCACAAGCTCCAACTGCTACCACCCATTTCGGCTCTGCCATCTGAGTGTAAACTTCTTTTAGGACAGGTCCTAATTTCTTAGATATAGTTCCGCAAACCATCAGCATATCTGCCTGTCTTGGTGAGAAAGAGTTTCTTTCCATACCAAATCTTGAAGCATCATACGTCGGGTTCAGGGTAGCCATAAACTCGATACCACAACAAGAGGTTGCAAAAGGTAACGGCCAAAGTGAAAACTTTCTAGCCATCCCGATTACACTGCTCAGTTTCGTTGCGAAAAACCCTTCTCCTTCAAATCCTTCCGGAGCAGGTGCATCTGTTCTTATTACTGGTTTGTTATCTGACATTTTAGTAGATTTTAGATTTTAAATTTTAGATTCTAAATTATTGTTAATGTTAACCTTAATCGAAAATCACCATCTAAAATTTGTAATTTAAAATTTATAATTTCTTATTTATCCCAATCTAATGCGCCACGTTTCCAGACATAAAAAAATGCCATGAAGAAAATCGCCACGAATGTAAGTACTGCTAAGAATCCTTCCATTCCGAATTCTCTGAAGTTAACTGCATATGGATAAAAAAATACGATTTCAATATCGAATAATACGAATAATACCGCTGTCAAAAAGTATTTGATGGAAAACGGCGTTCTTGCATTTCCTTCTACCGGGACACCACATTCCCAGCTTTGGTTTTTCACAGAATTTCCTTTTTTCTGTTTGGGTCCTAAAAAATGCGCTCCAAGCAAAGAAATGGCTACGAAACCTATCGCAACACCTGCTTGTAAAAGGATTGGAATATAACTTTCAGGTAAATTCATTTTTGCATTATTATCTCAATTTGCAAATTTAGCGAATAAACAAGAAAGCATGAAATTTATCAGCTTTAAAATAGGATGAAAATAGGAAAAACTGATAATTTAGAATCAATAAAAATAGCGGTTATTTTTTCATTTTTTTAAGCAGAGCAAAGGCCATAAATGCTATATAGCCAAATAAGACGCTTGCATACATTATGTTAACTACAGTATTCATTCTGTCATCTTCTATTCTGAAAAAGAAATTGTAAACAATAAATCCTGCGATTAAAATGGCGAAAACAATAAGATGTGGTTTCATTAAAAAATATTAAAATGTTAAGGCGAAGCAATTGCCTTTTATTTGTTACCAATATTGAGTGAATAAGTTCTTCTCCTTTTGTGATTTACAGGATTATAGTCCTGCCACAGCAGCTGTACGCTTTTGTTTTCTTCCAGTTCAGGATTGGTTTCCAGATATTTTACTCCTTTTTGTCTGAATAATTTCCAGATTTCTTTGAAAATAATAGAAGTTACGCCTCTTCTTTGGTAATCCGGATGAATGCCGATTAAATAAAAATTAGCTCTGTCATTTTTCTTGCCTGCTTGTAAAAAATGCCACCATCCGAATGGTAAAAGTTTTCCTTTAGATTTTTGTAAGGCTTTCGAATAGGAAGGCATTGTGATCGCAAAGGCAACCAGTTGATTAGATGCATCGGCAACACATACGATATAATCTTTGTTGATCAGCTTAAAATATTTTTCTTTATATGTTTTGCGCTGTTCATCGGAAATAGGAGTGTAGGTTGAAAGATGCTTGTAGGTCTCGTCCAAAAGGTCAAACATGGGATCAACGTATTCAATAATCTCTTCTTTAGTTTTAAATTCTAAAACTTTAAGATGATATTTTTGAGAAATCAATTCGTTGAACTTGTGTATTTTATCAGGTAGTGTTTCCGGAAACTGTAGTTCAAATTCCACCCATTCCTTTTCTTTTACCAAGCCGAGTTTTTCAAGATGTTTCGGATAGTACTCATGATTGTAAATTCCGATCATCGTTGCCAATTTGTCAAAACCTAATGTCAGCATTCCTGCTTTGTCCAGATTGGTGAAGCCCATTGGTCCTTCAATAGTGTCAATATTTTTCTCCTTAGCAAAATCTATGGCGGTCTGAATTAACGACTGAGAAACTTCTTCGTCATCAATAAAATCGATCCATCCGAAACGGACTTTTCTGATTCCCAGTTCCTTTTCTTCCTTGTGGTTGATGATTACGGCAATTCTGCCAACGATATTGTTGTTTTTATATGCTAAAAACTGTTTGGCTTCAGAATATTGAAGGGCAGGATTTTGCTTAGGATTCCAGATGTTCATTTCATCATTGATGAATGCCGGAACATAGTTGGGATTGTTTTTATATAAATCCATCGGAAATCGGACAAATTTCTTGGCCTGATCCGGTGTTTTTACTTCAATAATGGAGATTTTCGACATAATGTAGGACGCTAATTAGACAGACAAATATAATTAATTAAATACAATACTTTGGCACAGTTTTTACATCAAAATAGTAAAAAAAACACATTTAAAATCTAATAAAATGATAGGTTATTATATAATTATCGGTATTTCGATGCTGGTAAGCTGGTGGGTTTCATCGAAATTAAAATCAAAATTTGCATATTATTCCAATGTATATCTTCACAACGGGCTTTCAGGGAAGGAGGTTGCAGAGAAGATGTTAAGAGATAACGGGATCACAGATGTTCAGGTAATTTCGGTTCCGGGACAATTAACGGATCATTACAACCCTGAAAATAAAACAGTAAATCTTTCCGAAGGTGTTTATATGCAGAGAAATGCTGCCGCTGCCGCAGTTGCTGCCCATGAATGTGGACACGCCGTTCAACATGCTAAAGGATATTCCATGCTCCAGCTACGTTCTAAGCTTGTTCCTGTAGTAAGTATAAGTTCTAATTTAATGCAGTTCGTTCTGATTGCGGGGATTATGATTATGGCTGCAACCCGTACAATTGATAATCCTACGGGAAATAGACTGGTATTGGGAATAGGGGTTCTGATGTTTGCATTTACGACTTTGTTTGCTTTTGTGACACTTCCTGTGGAGTATGATGCGAGTAACAGAGCGATGAAATGGCTGAAAGACACAGGAACTGTAACTTCTGAAGAATATGTCGGAGTACAGGATAGTTTAAAATGGGCGGCAAGAACTTATGTTGTGGCTGCTATCGGTTCACTCGCGCAACTTCTCTACTGGCTCTCTTTATTTATGGGCGGAAGAAGAGATTAATCTTTAAATTTAAATGAAACATACTGCATCTCGGACAATTTGTCCGAGATGTTTTCTTTTTGCGCAATTTTTAGTGAAGCTGTAAGAATACAATTTTCTTGAGTGTCAAAACTCAACACTTTAGCATCAAATTTTGAAAGAAGGGTAAAGATGGTATTTTGCTGATTAAACTGAAACTGAATCTCGATTTCTGTTTCTAATTCTTTGGTAATGATATTGGCTTCTTCTAATGTAATTTTCGCCGATTCTTTATAGGCTTTTACCAATCCTGAAACACCCAGTTTTGTGCCTCCATAATAACGAACGGATATCACTAAAACATTGGTAATTTCATTAGCTAATAATTGATTGTAAATTGGTAAACCAGCACTTCCGGAAGGTTCTCCATCGTCATTGGCTCGATAATTTTCGCCATTCAAGCCTATTCGGAATGCATAACAATGATGCGTTGCTTTGGGGTGTTCTGTTCTTACTTTTTCTAAAGCGTCTTTTAGTTCATTCTCATTATTAACAGGATAGGCAAACCCAATGAATTTACTTCCCTTTTCTTTTAATAGGGTGTTTTCTACTGCAGATTCTATCGTCTTAAAACTGAACATATTTTATAAAGAAAGCTGATGGCGCCTTGAATTTAGAATTAATTTTCAAATTTAAAGTTTTTTAAATACCGTACAAAAAAAGAGAACTGTTAAGTTCCCCTATGTTTTAATTGTTTTAAGAAATTTAGCAGAATGTATTTGTAGGCCTGCAACCATCTGGGCACCATTTTTCTCCTGCAGGACATGGGCAAACTTTGGTTCCGTTAGCTAAGTAATAGCAAGTTTGAGCTCCTCCGTTTACGGACTTTAATTCTTTTTTTGATAATTTTCTTAGATTTTTCATGATAATAATTTTTAGTTTCATCATGAAATTACATAATTCATTTCAAAGTATGGTGAAAAAATATTAAATATTTATTATGTTAAATTATTGATAATTAGTTGGTTAATTCTTGAGTTGATAGGATTCAATAGTGTTATTTCTGATTGTTTCGGATTTATAAGGCTTCATTTTGTTTAGAATAGGAGCATTTGTTCCATTTTCAAGCTTCAGGTCTTCATTTTTAATAATAATTGCCTCATCCCAAAGATTTTCATCAATAAATTGCTGTAAAGTAAATCTTCCTCCTTCAATAATAACGGACTGGATCTGTTCTTTATATAAAGCATTCATTAGATCATTCAGGAAGTTTTCTTTATTAATTTTAATAAAATGAATGTTATTTTGAATTTCCTGTTTTACAGTATTGATAACAATCGTTTTTGCTTCTTTATTATATATGCTGAAATCCTGAGGAACTTTCAGATCAAAATCAATTAAGATCCTTACAGGATTAATACCCTTTACATTTCTTACTGTTAAACTTGGATTGTCATTCAGTGCGGTTTGCGTTCCGACTAAAATCGCATGTTCATCGGCTCTTAACTGATGAACGAATTGATTGACTAAAGCATTGGAAATAGAAGTGGGCTTAAAATCTTTATCCAAAAATCCATCCCCGGACTCTGCCCATTTCAAAATGATATAAGGTCTTTTCTTTTCGTGATAGGTGAAAAAACGTTTGTTGAGTTCAGTACATTCTTTTTCTAGAATTCCAGAAACCACTTCAATACCTGCATCCTGAATGATTTTTTTACCTTTTCCATTTACTTTGTCATGAGAATCCATAGCTCCGATTACTACTTTTTTAAACCCTAATTCTTTAATTTTTAAAGCACATGGCGGTGTTTTTCCGTAATGTGCACAGGGTTCCAGCGAAACATAGATTGTAGATTCCGGGATTAAACTTTTATCTTTAACGGAATTGATCGCATTGATTTCCGCATGAGGTTCTCCTGCTTTATGATGATAGCCTTCACCAATTATTTTTCCGTTATGAACAATTACACTTCCTACCAAAGGATTGGGAT is a window of Candidatus Chryseobacterium colombiense DNA encoding:
- the nuoF gene encoding NADH-quinone oxidoreductase subunit NuoF — protein: MSKKLLLKDAHIEGIRYFETYRKQGGYTAAEKALKMTPDEILEEVKASGLRGRGGAGFPTGMKWSFLAKPEGVPRHLVVNADESEPGTFKDRYLMEFLPHLLIEGMLISSYCLGSNVSYIYIRGEYSWIPDILEEAIEEAKAAGFLGKNILGTGFDCEIYVQRGGGAYICGEETALLESLEGKRGNPRLKPPFPAVKGLWERPTVVNNVESIAAIVPIIDITGAEYAKIGVGRSTGTKLISACGNINKPGVYEIDMTITVEEFIYSDEYCGGIKDGKRLKACIPGGSSVPIVPANLLLRTVNGEPRYMNYESLADGGFATGTMMGSGGFIVLDEDQCIVEHTMTLARFYNHESCGQCTPCREGTGWMYKILKKIEKGEGKMEDIDLLWDIQRKIEGNTICPLGDAAAWPVAAAIRHFRDEFEWHIKNPELSQTQNYGLAHYADPIPAVENNA
- a CDS encoding NAD(P)H-dependent oxidoreductase subunit E; this encodes MSETIAFKPESLAQVHKIIARYPEGRQKSALLPVLHLAQKEFGGWLDVPVMDYVAELLSIKPIEVYEVATFYTMFNMKPVGKYVLEVCRTGPCMVCGSEKILDHIRTKLNIKDGQTTEDGMFTLKPAECLGACGYAPMMQLGKFFHENLTIEKVDEILDLCREGQIALD
- the nuoD gene encoding NADH dehydrogenase (quinone) subunit D; translation: MKDNSLSNILNQYDSKEQIDGQLYTLNLGPTHPATHGIFQNILTMDGERILHAEQTVGYIHRAFEKISERRNYSQITTLTDRMNYCSAPINNLGWHMTVEKLIGVEVPKRVDYMRVILMELARIGDHLICNGVTGMDSGAITGLTYMFIERERIYDMYEQICGARMTTNMGRIGGFERDFTPKFHELIKDFLKTFPPRFKEFCTLLERNRIFMDRTIGAGAISAERALSYGFTGPNLRAAGVDYDVRVAQPYSSYQDFDFIIPVGTSGDTYDRFMVRQQEIWESIKIIKQAYENLPEGPFHADVPDFYLPEKADVYQKMEALIYHFKIVMGETEVPKGEVYHAVEGGNGELGFYLVSDGGRSPYRLHFRRPCFIYYQAYPEMITGSVISDAIVTMCSMNIIAGELDA
- a CDS encoding NADH-quinone oxidoreductase subunit C, with protein sequence MTNEFVLEAITREFPESVIASSEPYGMLTIEVKKEDIKKIIHYLKDSSLEINFLTDICGIHYPEYPEKEIGVVYHLHNMMTNFRLRLKIFMSRENIEVDSLVELYAGANWMERETYDFFGIKFKGHPDLRPILNMEDLGYHPMLKEYRLEDGTRTDKNDSMFGR
- a CDS encoding NADH-quinone oxidoreductase subunit B — translated: MSDNKPVIRTDAPAPEGFEGEGFFATKLSSVIGMARKFSLWPLPFATSCCGIEFMATLNPTYDASRFGMERNSFSPRQADMLMVCGTISKKLGPVLKEVYTQMAEPKWVVAVGACASSGGIFDTYSVLQGIDKIIPVDVYVPGCPPRPEQIIEGVMQIQALAESESIRRRDMPEYQKLLDSYNISN
- a CDS encoding NADH-quinone oxidoreductase subunit A — its product is MNLPESYIPILLQAGVAIGFVAISLLGAHFLGPKQKKGNSVKNQSWECGVPVEGNARTPFSIKYFLTAVLFVLFDIEIVFFYPYAVNFREFGMEGFLAVLTFVAIFFMAFFYVWKRGALDWDK
- a CDS encoding GNAT family N-acetyltransferase is translated as MSKISIIEVKTPDQAKKFVRFPMDLYKNNPNYVPAFINDEMNIWNPKQNPALQYSEAKQFLAYKNNNIVGRIAVIINHKEEKELGIRKVRFGWIDFIDDEEVSQSLIQTAIDFAKEKNIDTIEGPMGFTNLDKAGMLTLGFDKLATMIGIYNHEYYPKHLEKLGLVKEKEWVEFELQFPETLPDKIHKFNELISQKYHLKVLEFKTKEEIIEYVDPMFDLLDETYKHLSTYTPISDEQRKTYKEKYFKLINKDYIVCVADASNQLVAFAITMPSYSKALQKSKGKLLPFGWWHFLQAGKKNDRANFYLIGIHPDYQRRGVTSIIFKEIWKLFRQKGVKYLETNPELEENKSVQLLWQDYNPVNHKRRRTYSLNIGNK
- a CDS encoding zinc metallopeptidase; protein product: MIGYYIIIGISMLVSWWVSSKLKSKFAYYSNVYLHNGLSGKEVAEKMLRDNGITDVQVISVPGQLTDHYNPENKTVNLSEGVYMQRNAAAAAVAAHECGHAVQHAKGYSMLQLRSKLVPVVSISSNLMQFVLIAGIMIMAATRTIDNPTGNRLVLGIGVLMFAFTTLFAFVTLPVEYDASNRAMKWLKDTGTVTSEEYVGVQDSLKWAARTYVVAAIGSLAQLLYWLSLFMGGRRD
- a CDS encoding YigZ family protein, with the protein product MFSFKTIESAVENTLLKEKGSKFIGFAYPVNNENELKDALEKVRTEHPKATHHCYAFRIGLNGENYRANDDGEPSGSAGLPIYNQLLANEITNVLVISVRYYGGTKLGVSGLVKAYKESAKITLEEANIITKELETEIEIQFQFNQQNTIFTLLSKFDAKVLSFDTQENCILTASLKIAQKENISDKLSEMQYVSFKFKD
- a CDS encoding bacteriocin; its protein translation is MKNLRKLSKKELKSVNGGAQTCYYLANGTKVCPCPAGEKWCPDGCRPTNTFC
- the ribD gene encoding bifunctional diaminohydroxyphosphoribosylaminopyrimidine deaminase/5-amino-6-(5-phosphoribosylamino)uracil reductase RibD produces the protein MQDEFYIRRCIELAQKAIGNTYPNPLVGSVIVHNGKIIGEGYHHKAGEPHAEINAINSVKDKSLIPESTIYVSLEPCAHYGKTPPCALKIKELGFKKVVIGAMDSHDKVNGKGKKIIQDAGIEVVSGILEKECTELNKRFFTYHEKKRPYIILKWAESGDGFLDKDFKPTSISNALVNQFVHQLRADEHAILVGTQTALNDNPSLTVRNVKGINPVRILIDFDLKVPQDFSIYNKEAKTIVINTVKQEIQNNIHFIKINKENFLNDLMNALYKEQIQSVIIEGGRFTLQQFIDENLWDEAIIIKNEDLKLENGTNAPILNKMKPYKSETIRNNTIESYQLKN